One Parambassis ranga unplaced genomic scaffold, fParRan2.1 scaffold_126_arrow_ctg1, whole genome shotgun sequence genomic window carries:
- the LOC114429385 gene encoding ral GTPase-activating protein subunit beta-like yields MEEDEGHLENGIHATKDSDRQQRLRLCVLNEILNTERDYVRTLLFLQSPFLFRYVVPQFPRILTPMNVIDFVCLENFPLSDLLAETSTGLEASTSNSTSCRSGLLEKDVPLIFIHPLKTGLFRIRLHGAVGKFGMVIPLVDGMVVSRRALGFLVRQTVINVCRRKRLESDLYNPPHVRRKQKITEIVQRYRNKQLEPEFYTSLFHEVGEGKPHL; encoded by the exons ATGGAAGAGGACGAAGGGCATCTGGAGAACGGGATCCACGCCACTAAAGACTCGGACCGACAGCAGCGGCTCCGGCTCTGCGTTTTAAACGAAATACTCAACACGGAGAGGGATTATGTTCGGACTCTGCTCTTCCTTCAGTCG ccgTTCCTTTTCAGGTATGTAGTGCCTCAGTTTCCCAGAATACTGACGCCCATGAACGtcattgattttgtgtgtttagagaACTTCCCATTGTCTGATCTGTTGGCGGAAACCAGCACTGGCCTGGAAGCTAGCACAAGCAACAGCACCTCCTGCAG GTCGGGGTTACTAGAAAAGGACGTTCCCCTGATCTTCATCCACCCTCTGAAGACAGGACTGTTCAGAATCCGCCTGCATGGAGCCGTTGGCAAATTCGGCATGGTTATTCCCCTGGTGGACGGCATGGTGGTCAGCCGCAGAGCTCTAG GGTTCCTCGTGCGTCAAACGGTCATCAACGTGTGCCGGAGGAAACGCCTGGAAAGTGACTTGTACAACCCGCCTCATGTGAGGCGGAAGCAGAAAATAACAGAGATCGTCCAGCGATACCGCAACAAGCAGCTGGAGCCTGAGTTTTACACTTCGCTCTTCCACGAGGTGGGGGAGGGAAAGCCCCACCTctaa
- the LOC114429387 gene encoding ral GTPase-activating protein subunit beta-like — MNVIDFVCLENFPLSDLLAETSTGLEASTSNSTSCRSGLLEKDVPLIFIHPLKTGLFRIRLHGAVGKFYVVALTLCVRPPPGFLVRQTVINVCRRKRLESDLYNPPHVRRKQKITEIVQRYRNKQLEPEFYTSLFHEVGEGKPHL; from the exons ATGAACGtcattgattttgtgtgtttagagaACTTCCCGTTGTCTGATCTGTTGGCGGAAACCAGCACTGGCCTGGAAGCTAGCACAAGCAACAGCACCTCCTGCAG GTCGGGGTTACTAGAAAAGGACGTTCCCCTGATCTTCATCCACCCTCTGAAGACAGGACTGTTCAGAATCCGCCTGCATGGAGCCGTTGGCAAATTTTATGTTGTTGCATTAACGTTGTGTGTGCGTCCTCCTCCAGGGTTCCTCGTGCGTCAAACGGTCATCAACGTGTGCCGGAGGAAACGCCTGGAAAGTGACTTGTACAACCCGCCTCATGTGAGGCGGAAGCAGAAAATAACAGAGATCGTCCAGCGATACCGCAACAAGCAGCTGGAGCCTGAGTTTTACACTTCGCTCTTCCACGAGGTGGGGGAGGGAAAGCCCCACCTctaa